The nucleotide window AGCGAAGGCCGAGCTTCGCCCGCAGACGCTTGATGCGGTGAACACCAATCTGGACACCGTGGTTCGCCAGATCCTTCTGTAGCCGTTCCGGGCCGAAGGTTTGTCGGCTACGCTCGTGAGCTGCACGCACCTGCGCTTCGAGCCGAGACTCCTGCTGCGCGTGCAACGACAGCGGCCGTTTGCGCCAGGCATAGTAGCCACTCGTGGACACGCCCAGGAACCGGCACATCGGCGGCACAGGGTACTGCTGTCGCATCTGCTCAATTGCGTCGTACTTCACCGCGACTCCTTCGCGAAGTACGTTGCAAACTTTTTTAACAGATCGCGCTCCATCTTCACTTCTGCCAACTCTCGCTTGAGCCGGCTCAGCTCCGCCTCGATCTCTGTCAGTGGTTTCTGGGTTTGCCCGACGTTCTCCAGCTTGCCGTCCTTTGCGGCGCGAACCCAGTTCGCCAACGTCTTCATCGATATTGACAATCGACGGGCAGCTTCAGACACGCCCACTCCGTCAGTCATTGCCAGTTTTACTGCTTCTTCACGAAATTCCTTCGTGTACACAGCCTTCGGGATTCGCTTCATCAGTGCCTCCATTCCTCAATTCTACGGAATGTTGGCGTCCACTTTTTTCAGCCGACCTCAACCAGTCCCAATCATCGAGTCGCGCGTGACGAGTTCGATCAACTGCTCCTCGATCCAGCCATCAGTCCCCGGTGGCCGCTCCGGTAAGACCATATAGCGAACTTCGGCGCTACTGTCCCACACGCGCACTTCTTTGCTGTCAGGTACGTCGAGACCCAATTCACTCAGCACACCCCTCGGGTCGATGACGACCCGCGAGCGATAAGGTGCGGCCTTGTACCAGACAGGCGGCAGCCCCAACGTCGGCCATGGATAGCATGAACACAATGTGCATACTAGTACGTTATGCACTGTCGGCGTGTTCTCGACCACCACCATGTCTTCGCCCTGAACTCCGGAATAGCCCAGCTCAAGAATCGCCGCGTTACTGTCGCTCAACAGTCGAGCCTTATATTCAGGATCCGCCCAAGCTCGGGCCACGACGGCGGCGCCGTTCCGAGGCCCGATTTTGTGCTGATATGCGTCCACGATTTCGTCAAGCGCAGCTGGATCAACGAGCTGCTTTTCGACCAACAACGATTCGAGAGCTCTCACCCGCAGTTCGATATCTGACGGCGCCTTGGTGTGCTCGTGCTCATGAGATGTCATCTTGCACTCCATTGTTAATCCAACGATTTAAACCATGCGATTTTGGCGCGGAACTCCGTTAGATATGTAACTGATGTCGTTCAGATCCGGCGGCCATGCAGGTCGTACCCGGAGCGAACGCGTGTCGAGCGGATGAAAAGTTCGGGAAGTCCTGACGCCGAGCTCTCGCTCACCTCATGATCTTGCTACAAACCAAATGAGTTTGAAATGGCCTCGTCTTTTCAGGTAGAAACGCCAGCGACCGACTGTGACAAGTATTCCGTGCAACAACAAGTCATCCTTAGGTGTGGCCACGCCTCAGTGCATCGCGAGCCTTTGAAACGCACCGAGAAGGCCGCGGATCAAGAAACCACGATAGAATGAATCGGGCCACACCGGGCAATTAGTTGACGTTAAGCGCGTTGGTCTCGGACTGATTGCTCGTTCGTCGCCCAATGCCAGAGGTAGCGTGTCCTCTGGCATGCTTCCCAACGCCGGCACAATCAGGCTGCCGGTTTCCATGTAAACAATTATCGAGGCCGCATTTGAAAAGGTGTTCCGTTGTCGACGGATGAGGCAACCGACCGGCCCGATACCGCGTTCGCCCACCGACATGGGCGAACAGCGCAACTGAAGATTTTAAATCGATAGACATACCAAAGGACAAGTTCGCTTCCTCAAGTTATGCGGCATTCTGGTTGCCTGGTTTTTGGACCAAATGAGTCTCATGTGGCCCGCATCCCAGCGTGAACCCGTCGCGTAGTTCGAGGAGATGGTTTTTCGGTCCGTACGACTTCCTTCTCGTTCGAGCCACGAATGCGGTGCATGCCCGACGTTCTTGCGCAACCTGT belongs to Burkholderia sp. PAMC 26561 and includes:
- the nthA gene encoding nitrile hydratase subunit alpha, yielding MTSHEHEHTKAPSDIELRVRALESLLVEKQLVDPAALDEIVDAYQHKIGPRNGAAVVARAWADPEYKARLLSDSNAAILELGYSGVQGEDMVVVENTPTVHNVLVCTLCSCYPWPTLGLPPVWYKAAPYRSRVVIDPRGVLSELGLDVPDSKEVRVWDSSAEVRYMVLPERPPGTDGWIEEQLIELVTRDSMIGTG